One region of Lathamus discolor isolate bLatDis1 chromosome 2, bLatDis1.hap1, whole genome shotgun sequence genomic DNA includes:
- the CAVIN4 gene encoding caveolae-associated protein 4 — protein sequence MDRREITSEPDKTHQNRLSSVTEEEGEQDAAYTIVTVLDKVANIVDSVQASQKRIEERHREMENTIKTIQIDILKLAQAHGNTGYTVNKLLEKTRKVSSVMKEVRARVERQSTNVRKVEAKQEEMLKKNKFRVVIYQEETECPSSLSVIKERTVGETLEDDFFPPDDLSSDEEYYIEESKAAQFKKSGMRRIDDIKKAFSRESIQKTRQNFGKKVNRLRTRIVTPERRERIRQSGERLKQSGIRIKKTISQAAPTKETFKIHKKGKERTGAEGQEGIQEAGVHIASELAAAEPFTEEISYTEVITKVKKDKNSATKGATQTTEKGVTIPEVVLKQEGKEGGGGDDVPLLDLQQSAYGIN from the exons ATGGATCGCCGCGAAATCACCTCCGAGCCtgacaaaacccaccaaaatcgCCTCTCCAGTGTcactgaggaggaaggagaacaaGATGCAGCTTACACGATTGTGACGGTCCTGGACAAAGTGGCCAACATTGTGGACAGCGTGCAGGCGAGCCAGAAAAGGATAGAGGAGAGGCACAGGGAGATGGAAAACACCATCAAGACCATACAGATTGACATCTTAAAGCTTGCCCAGGCTCACGGCAACACGGGCTACACGGTGAACAAGTTACTGGAGAAAACCCGCAAAGTCAGCTCCGTCATGAAGGAGGTGCGGGCACGCGTGGAGAGGCAGAGCACCAACGTGCGGAAGGTGGAAGCGAAACAAGAGgagatgctgaaaaaaaacaaattccGGGTCGTAATCTACCAG GAGGAAACTGAGTGTCCTTCATCTCTCTCTGTTATCAAAGAGAGGACAGTAGGGGAAACTCTGGAGGATGATTTCTTCCCACCTGATGATCTGTCTTCTGATGAAGAATATTATAttgaagaaagcaaagctgcCCAGTTCAAGAAATCAGGCATGAGGCGCATAGATGATATCAAAAAGGCATTCTCAAGGGAAAGTATCCAAAAGACAAGACAAAATTTTGGCAAGAAAGTAAACAGGCTTCGAACTAGAATAGTGACCCctgagaggagagagaggataAGGCAGTCAGGAGAGAGACTGAAACAATCTGGGATAAGGATCAAGAAAACCATTTCACAAGCTGCCCCCACGAAGGAGACGTTCAAGATCCATAAAAAAGGTAAAGAACGAACAGGAGCCGAAGGTCAGGAAGGGATCCAGGAAGCTGGTGTGCACATCGCCTCTGAGCtcgcagcagcagagcctttcACTGAAGAAATCTCTTACACAGAAGTGATCACTAAGGTAAAGAAAGACAAGAATAGTGCAACAAAAGGTGCTACCCAGACAACTGAAAAAGGAGTGACAATCCCAGAAGTTGTTCttaagcaggaaggaaaagaaggaggaggaggtgatgaTGTCCCTTTGCTAGACTTACAGCAGTCAGCATATGGAATCAATTAG